A genomic stretch from Halopiger aswanensis includes:
- a CDS encoding multicopper oxidase domain-containing protein: protein MKDRIGAPGLGISRRDFVAATGIGAATALAGCTSSGDGSQAQPATADASSADEDEGADLPWTSPPEVVNVDEQGGSVTLRSVPAKHAVHPMDSMGGPVELPRVWAFQADDGEPSVPGPIIRTTEGNDIEVTLDNTDADHAHTLHFHGVRKTWENDGVPTTTGITVGPGEKHTYSIPANVPGTHLYHCHYQTHRHIDMGMYGIFRVDPKGYEPADKEYFFTLKDWDSRLNRQYAGEDVQYSTRDRKPDVFTINGKSLPRTLHPEDGSPIIVDHGDTVRLHMVNAGYMSHPMHTHNHRFRLVEKDGGQIPEAARHEEDITNLAPAERHTIEFEADADPGIYLMHCHKVDHAMNGNSYPGGMVNGIVYRDAMDSDVFADVMEYAGYEG from the coding sequence ATGAAAGATCGTATTGGTGCACCCGGATTGGGTATCTCTCGACGCGATTTCGTTGCGGCGACCGGTATCGGTGCGGCGACGGCGCTCGCGGGCTGTACCTCGAGCGGGGACGGCTCGCAGGCGCAGCCGGCGACGGCGGATGCGTCCTCGGCCGACGAGGATGAGGGTGCCGATCTTCCCTGGACGAGTCCGCCCGAAGTCGTCAACGTCGACGAGCAGGGGGGCAGCGTTACGCTGCGTTCGGTGCCGGCCAAGCACGCCGTCCACCCGATGGACTCGATGGGCGGTCCGGTCGAACTCCCCCGCGTGTGGGCGTTCCAGGCCGACGACGGCGAGCCGAGCGTTCCCGGCCCTATCATTCGAACGACCGAGGGCAACGACATCGAGGTGACGCTGGACAACACGGACGCCGACCACGCACACACGCTCCACTTCCACGGCGTCCGCAAGACGTGGGAGAACGACGGCGTCCCCACGACGACCGGCATCACGGTCGGCCCCGGCGAGAAGCACACCTACTCGATCCCGGCGAACGTCCCCGGCACGCACCTCTATCACTGTCACTACCAGACGCACCGCCACATCGACATGGGGATGTACGGCATCTTCCGCGTCGATCCGAAGGGGTACGAACCTGCCGACAAGGAGTACTTCTTCACGCTGAAGGACTGGGACTCCCGACTGAACCGCCAGTACGCCGGCGAGGACGTCCAGTACAGCACCCGCGACCGCAAACCGGACGTGTTCACCATCAACGGGAAGAGCCTGCCGCGGACGCTCCACCCCGAAGACGGCTCGCCGATCATCGTCGACCACGGCGACACCGTCCGGCTCCACATGGTCAACGCGGGTTACATGTCCCACCCGATGCACACCCACAACCACCGCTTCCGCCTCGTCGAGAAGGACGGCGGCCAGATCCCCGAAGCGGCCCGGCACGAGGAGGACATCACGAACCTCGCGCCCGCCGAACGCCACACTATCGAGTTCGAAGCCGACGCCGACCCCGGCATCTACCTGATGCACTGTCACAAGGTCGATCACGCGATGAACGGAAACTCCTACCCCGGCGGAATGGTCAACGGCATCGTCTATCGCGACGCCATGGACTCCGACGTCTTTGCGGACGTCATGGAGTACGCGGGCTACGAGGGCTGA
- a CDS encoding helix-turn-helix domain-containing protein — MGLVAEFDIPCEHLPLVGVAAAVPEAALTLELQYNHGERPPFLATVTGGSPAAIERAFDDAVDVAEWTLVGRAGDTRRYQALPALSFEEQLGPHLDDLEGLKALATADAIIERIDVTDEGWTQTGWFADRAAFDAFREFWQRNDCFRLRRLTRDGDPEPPGDGLTDPQREALRTAYELGYFDVPRGASLEDVAAELDISTSSASERLRRAQTQLLEESVATMWPPLHR; from the coding sequence ATGGGTCTCGTGGCCGAATTCGACATCCCCTGCGAACACCTTCCGCTCGTCGGCGTCGCGGCGGCCGTCCCGGAGGCGGCGCTGACGCTCGAGTTACAGTACAATCACGGCGAGCGGCCGCCGTTTCTCGCCACCGTGACCGGCGGCTCGCCGGCGGCGATCGAACGGGCCTTCGACGACGCCGTCGACGTCGCCGAGTGGACGCTGGTGGGTCGGGCGGGCGACACGCGACGCTATCAGGCGCTCCCGGCGCTCAGCTTCGAGGAACAGCTCGGCCCTCACCTCGACGACCTCGAGGGGCTGAAGGCGCTCGCGACGGCCGACGCGATCATCGAACGGATCGACGTGACCGACGAGGGATGGACGCAGACGGGCTGGTTCGCCGACCGCGCGGCGTTCGACGCGTTTCGGGAGTTCTGGCAGCGCAACGACTGTTTCCGGCTCCGCCGGCTCACTCGAGACGGCGATCCCGAGCCGCCCGGCGACGGCCTCACCGACCCCCAGCGCGAGGCGCTGCGGACGGCCTACGAACTGGGGTATTTCGACGTTCCGCGGGGCGCGTCGCTCGAGGACGTCGCCGCCGAACTCGATATTTCGACGTCGTCGGCCTCCGAACGCCTGCGCCGCGCCCAGACGCAACTCCTCGAGGAGTCGGTCGCCACGATGTGGCCGCCGCTGCACCGGTGA
- a CDS encoding TIGR00725 family protein has translation MRVSVIGGGTITDEEAAVAEAVGRELAARGHAVVCGGRGGTMEAVCRGAKDEDGTTIGILPEATTSAANDYVDVPIATGLGHARNALVPLNGDAVIALSGGVGTLTEIGFAGIYDRPVVGLETHELSSLEDLAIEIETVETPAAAVEAVEAGLERRS, from the coding sequence ATGCGCGTCAGCGTCATCGGCGGCGGCACGATCACGGACGAGGAAGCCGCGGTCGCCGAGGCAGTCGGCCGCGAACTCGCCGCGCGGGGCCACGCGGTCGTCTGCGGCGGCCGCGGCGGCACGATGGAGGCGGTCTGTCGCGGTGCGAAAGACGAGGACGGAACGACCATCGGCATCCTCCCCGAGGCGACGACGAGCGCGGCCAACGACTACGTCGACGTCCCGATCGCGACCGGGCTCGGTCACGCCAGAAACGCGCTGGTCCCGCTGAACGGCGACGCCGTCATCGCGCTGTCCGGCGGCGTCGGGACTCTCACCGAGATCGGTTTCGCCGGCATCTACGACCGCCCCGTCGTCGGTCTCGAGACTCACGAGCTTTCGAGTCTCGAGGACCTCGCGATCGAGATCGAGACCGTCGAGACGCCCGCAGCGGCCGTCGAGGCCGTCGAGGCGGGACTCGAGCGCCGTTCCTGA
- the mdh gene encoding malate dehydrogenase, producing MTKVSVVGAAGTVGAAAAYNIALRDIADELVLVDIPDKEDDTIGQAADVNHGAAYDSNTTIRQGGYEDTAGSDVVVITAGIPRQPGQTRIDLAGDNAPIMEDIGSSLAEHNDDFITVTTSNPVDLLNRHLYESGDRAREKVIGFGGRLDSARFRYVIAERFDAPVQNVEATILGEHGDAQVPVFSKVRVNGQDLEFDDEEKAELLEELQTSAMNVIEKKGATQWGPATGVGHTVEAILRDTGEVLPCSVKLEGEYGHEDAAFGVPVKLGSDGVEEIVEWDLTEFERNQLGEAAEKLSDQYDKIA from the coding sequence ATGACGAAAGTTAGCGTGGTCGGCGCGGCCGGAACGGTCGGGGCCGCCGCTGCCTACAACATCGCGCTTCGGGACATCGCGGACGAACTGGTGCTGGTCGACATTCCGGACAAGGAAGACGACACGATCGGCCAGGCCGCCGACGTCAACCACGGCGCAGCGTACGATTCGAACACGACGATCCGTCAGGGCGGCTACGAGGACACCGCCGGCTCGGACGTCGTCGTCATCACGGCCGGCATCCCGCGCCAGCCGGGCCAGACCCGCATCGATCTGGCGGGCGACAACGCGCCGATCATGGAGGACATCGGCTCCTCGCTGGCCGAGCACAACGACGACTTCATCACCGTCACCACGTCGAACCCGGTCGACCTCCTCAATCGCCACCTCTACGAGTCAGGCGACCGCGCACGCGAGAAAGTGATCGGCTTCGGCGGCCGCCTCGATTCGGCCCGCTTCCGCTACGTCATCGCCGAACGCTTCGACGCGCCCGTCCAGAACGTCGAGGCGACCATCCTCGGCGAGCACGGCGACGCCCAGGTCCCCGTGTTCTCCAAGGTGCGGGTCAACGGCCAGGACCTCGAGTTCGACGACGAGGAGAAAGCAGAGTTACTCGAGGAACTCCAGACCTCCGCGATGAACGTCATCGAGAAGAAAGGCGCCACCCAGTGGGGCCCCGCCACGGGCGTCGGCCACACGGTCGAGGCCATCCTCCGAGACACCGGCGAGGTGCTGCCCTGCAGCGTCAAACTCGAGGGCGAGTACGGCCACGAGGACGCCGCCTTCGGCGTCCCCGTGAAGCTGGGTTCGGACGGCGTCGAGGAGATCGTCGAGTGGGATCTAACCGAGTTCGAGCGCAACCAGCTCGGCGAGGCCGCCGAGAAGCTCTCGGACCAGTACGACAAGATCGCGTAA
- a CDS encoding ferredoxin — MKVEFDEDVCIGMFQCVAEWDAFEENKSTGKADLADSEEVEDGVFVREVPDDAELDAKFAARTCPVDAIKIYDDDGEQLIP; from the coding sequence ATGAAGGTCGAATTCGACGAGGACGTCTGCATCGGGATGTTCCAGTGCGTCGCCGAGTGGGACGCCTTCGAGGAGAACAAATCGACCGGCAAGGCCGACCTCGCGGACAGCGAGGAGGTCGAGGACGGCGTCTTCGTTCGGGAGGTGCCCGACGACGCGGAACTCGACGCGAAGTTCGCCGCCCGGACCTGTCCCGTCGACGCGATCAAAATCTACGACGACGACGGCGAGCAGTTGATTCCCTGA
- a CDS encoding DUF6498-containing protein, whose product MRSSRKRSQTAFVWVLLANLASVLAIRWYDWQAHALLIVYWLETGVVLAVYAAKILRAEGTDDPAEIRSWTQVDGEPPEAYIGESNRQVADALVLNYVGIWLFAGGFILLIPFTEEAILELASPDAVALAGVSLIGYHIFSYWYEYVGLREYERRGPVSLLVEPAPRFWALLLTLIFGLGATQFTRTPTGVIVVLVFFKTCADLIAHRRERKRALEAVSES is encoded by the coding sequence GTGCGTTCCTCGCGGAAGCGATCGCAGACGGCGTTCGTCTGGGTACTCCTCGCGAATCTCGCGTCGGTGCTCGCGATCCGGTGGTACGACTGGCAGGCGCACGCGCTCCTGATCGTCTACTGGCTCGAGACCGGGGTCGTTCTGGCGGTCTACGCGGCGAAGATCCTTCGAGCCGAAGGAACCGACGATCCGGCAGAGATTCGGTCGTGGACGCAAGTCGACGGCGAGCCGCCCGAAGCGTACATCGGAGAGTCAAATCGACAGGTCGCCGACGCGCTCGTCCTGAACTACGTCGGCATCTGGCTTTTCGCGGGTGGATTCATTCTCCTCATCCCGTTCACTGAAGAGGCGATTCTGGAACTAGCGAGTCCGGACGCCGTCGCCCTCGCGGGCGTCAGTCTCATCGGCTACCACATCTTCTCGTACTGGTACGAGTACGTCGGATTGCGGGAGTACGAACGGCGGGGCCCGGTATCGTTGCTGGTCGAGCCGGCACCGCGATTCTGGGCGCTCCTGCTGACCCTCATCTTCGGCCTGGGTGCGACCCAGTTTACCCGAACTCCGACGGGAGTGATCGTCGTGCTGGTGTTCTTCAAGACCTGTGCCGATCTCATCGCCCACCGGCGAGAGCGCAAGCGCGCTCTCGAGGCGGTGTCCGAGTCGTGA
- a CDS encoding GNAT family N-acetyltransferase has protein sequence MADTDESDPYAIREELPEPETFAHLREAAGMSPRSLEGIERGLPNSLFGVVAVHEPTGEVVGMGRIVGDGGTVYQISDMAVHPDHQGQGLGTRIMEALERYLEETAPSDAYVNLLADVDGFYERFGYEETRPASKGMYRRTE, from the coding sequence ATGGCTGACACCGACGAGTCGGATCCGTACGCGATCCGGGAGGAACTCCCCGAGCCCGAAACGTTCGCTCACCTGCGCGAGGCAGCCGGGATGTCGCCCCGCTCGCTCGAGGGGATCGAACGCGGCCTCCCGAACTCGCTGTTCGGCGTCGTCGCGGTCCACGAGCCGACCGGCGAGGTCGTCGGCATGGGGCGGATCGTCGGGGACGGCGGGACCGTCTATCAGATCTCGGATATGGCCGTCCATCCGGACCATCAGGGCCAGGGGCTCGGGACGCGGATCATGGAGGCCCTCGAGCGCTACCTCGAGGAGACGGCGCCGTCGGACGCGTACGTGAACCTGCTGGCGGACGTCGACGGCTTCTACGAGCGGTTCGGGTACGAGGAGACGCGTCCCGCCTCGAAGGGGATGTACCGGCGAACGGAGTGA
- a CDS encoding universal stress protein, which produces MADSDPDRVLVPALGRPREDEALAYALETFPNADVTLLSVVTPLDAPLSEGGVLERDDERTAQARRKSQALLETVPRAKRDRVRIDTVEGRPGTVVPQYASDEAVDHVVMYGHDTRSSGFLRRFLGRGIAATVVERTTEPVTVLE; this is translated from the coding sequence ATGGCCGATTCGGACCCGGACCGCGTCCTCGTCCCCGCGCTCGGCCGCCCGCGGGAGGACGAGGCGCTGGCCTACGCCCTCGAGACGTTTCCCAACGCCGACGTCACGCTGCTTTCGGTCGTGACGCCGCTTGACGCGCCGCTCAGCGAGGGCGGCGTCCTCGAGCGCGACGACGAGCGAACGGCGCAGGCGCGCCGGAAGTCGCAAGCCCTGCTCGAGACCGTTCCGCGCGCGAAACGGGATCGCGTGCGGATCGACACCGTCGAGGGACGGCCCGGAACGGTCGTTCCGCAATACGCGAGCGACGAGGCCGTGGACCACGTCGTCATGTACGGCCACGATACCCGGTCGTCCGGATTCTTGCGTCGCTTCCTCGGCCGCGGTATCGCCGCGACGGTCGTCGAGCGGACCACCGAGCCGGTCACGGTCCTCGAGTAA
- a CDS encoding inorganic phosphate transporter, translating to MVTPSSTLVIGVAIVACLCMAWVLGANSNSPPFAPAIGANAISTMRAAFVIGLLATAGALMQGGSISETIGADLIDGVAITPLAATAGLLTAATFMGIGIYTRYPIPAAFATTGAMVGVGLALGGDPAVATYRRLGTFWLLVPIMSGGLAYATATILRRDDVPESIGVPLLAGIVGAILANVRLGVIPDPVASQGTLARFLARRFGGGPTLVGDVTLGAALVTIGAGALAFYWVRKRVLASVEHGIRSFLLVLGGIVAFSSGGSQVGLATGPLENLFRTELGLPSIVLLSIGATGILAGAWMGAPRLLQATSREYAQLGVRRSIAALVPGFIIAQVAIALGIPISLNNIVLSGVIGGGLAAGSAGVSRRKIGVTIAFWLLTLGSSTAVGYGLYRGLAAVLGG from the coding sequence ATGGTCACCCCGTCGTCTACGCTAGTCATCGGCGTCGCGATCGTTGCCTGCCTGTGTATGGCGTGGGTCCTCGGCGCCAACAGCAACTCGCCGCCGTTCGCCCCGGCGATCGGCGCGAACGCGATTTCGACGATGCGGGCCGCGTTCGTCATCGGACTACTCGCGACCGCGGGGGCGCTCATGCAGGGCGGGAGCATCTCGGAGACCATCGGCGCCGACCTCATCGACGGGGTCGCGATCACGCCGCTTGCGGCCACCGCGGGGTTGCTCACCGCGGCGACGTTCATGGGAATCGGCATCTACACGCGGTATCCGATTCCCGCGGCGTTCGCGACGACGGGCGCAATGGTCGGCGTCGGCCTCGCGCTGGGCGGCGATCCGGCAGTGGCGACCTACCGGCGACTCGGGACCTTCTGGCTGCTCGTGCCGATCATGTCCGGGGGGCTCGCGTACGCGACGGCGACGATCCTCCGGCGCGACGACGTGCCGGAATCGATCGGCGTCCCGCTGTTGGCGGGCATCGTCGGGGCGATCCTCGCGAACGTTCGACTGGGCGTCATTCCGGATCCGGTAGCGAGCCAGGGGACGCTCGCCCGGTTTCTCGCTCGCCGGTTCGGGGGTGGCCCGACGCTCGTCGGAGACGTCACCCTCGGAGCCGCCCTCGTGACGATCGGCGCCGGCGCCCTCGCGTTCTACTGGGTTCGCAAGCGGGTCCTCGCCTCCGTCGAGCACGGCATCCGCTCGTTCCTGCTCGTCCTCGGCGGTATCGTCGCCTTTTCGTCGGGCGGGTCGCAGGTCGGGCTCGCGACGGGGCCGCTCGAGAACCTCTTCCGAACCGAACTCGGGCTGCCGAGCATCGTGTTGCTGTCGATCGGCGCGACGGGGATTCTCGCCGGCGCCTGGATGGGTGCGCCGCGGCTCCTGCAGGCGACCTCGCGGGAGTACGCCCAGCTCGGCGTCCGGCGCTCGATCGCGGCGCTCGTCCCCGGTTTCATCATCGCGCAGGTGGCGATCGCGCTGGGGATTCCGATCTCGTTGAACAACATCGTCCTCTCGGGCGTGATCGGCGGCGGCCTGGCGGCCGGATCGGCCGGCGTCTCGCGGCGCAAGATCGGCGTGACGATCGCGTTCTGGCTGCTGACGCTTGGCAGTTCGACCGCCGTCGGCTACGGGCTCTATCGGGGGCTCGCGGCGGTTCTCGGCGGCTGA
- a CDS encoding Sjogren's syndrome/scleroderma autoantigen 1 family protein — protein sequence MSDFDKEAEREKLREKYERDKAEREATQRMSDLLLKGATMTNMHCGTCGDPLFKQDGTTFCPSCHGNPDAVEGTDLEAQPAEEAPDAAGTDESAATDASAQSIDVASPSDADAAPDAGAAETASTTDTSAEPDRTDSSGADERDRRASASGERSRESGPSRRVRQADDAETPSRAADRDSQSAAEESRAGGRRDRATRRAAASPPVDGDLERARESLVQALEKFAGEAAATDDPRYATECLEAAREAGETLSTLR from the coding sequence ATGAGCGATTTCGACAAGGAAGCCGAGCGCGAGAAACTCCGGGAGAAGTACGAGCGCGACAAGGCCGAACGGGAGGCCACCCAGCGGATGAGCGATCTGCTGCTCAAGGGTGCGACGATGACCAACATGCACTGCGGTACCTGCGGCGATCCCCTCTTCAAGCAGGACGGCACCACATTCTGTCCGAGCTGTCACGGCAACCCCGACGCCGTCGAGGGAACGGACCTCGAGGCCCAGCCGGCCGAGGAAGCCCCCGACGCTGCCGGGACTGACGAGTCCGCCGCGACCGACGCGTCGGCGCAGTCGATCGACGTGGCGTCGCCGTCCGACGCCGACGCAGCGCCGGACGCTGGCGCTGCCGAGACGGCGTCGACGACCGACACCAGCGCCGAGCCGGACCGAACCGACTCGAGCGGCGCGGACGAGCGGGATCGACGCGCGAGCGCCTCGGGCGAGCGCAGCCGCGAGTCGGGTCCGTCCCGTCGCGTCCGGCAGGCCGACGACGCGGAGACGCCGTCCCGTGCTGCCGACCGCGACTCGCAGTCGGCTGCCGAAGAGTCCCGAGCTGGCGGTCGTCGCGACCGAGCGACCCGCCGCGCAGCCGCGTCGCCGCCGGTCGACGGCGACCTCGAGCGCGCCCGCGAGTCGCTCGTGCAGGCCCTAGAGAAGTTCGCCGGCGAGGCCGCCGCGACGGACGATCCCCGGTACGCGACGGAGTGTCTCGAGGCCGCCCGCGAGGCCGGCGAGACGTTGTCGACGCTCCGGTAA
- a CDS encoding poly-gamma-glutamate hydrolase family protein, with protein sequence MAGNSDRSGGADGTNRRRMLGLGAGLLGLGAVTAGLRPGAAVTGTGSDQNGDLAAVQQDDTDGCAAMSQWDVSLAETTADWNTRSSASRYCSVPCETTEGTALERGQQIRIAADDASGGFPDAVYTIVSTHEGTAVRLTQGGLERIGASDSAAATLGGRAVHPSYDTRELGRYNDEYVEYLVGEDDETTDVFAMAPHGGFVEYGTDFQAERVANLRGDLAWICAGFNDGGGAYSRWHVPSTEINRRSFPLLDGLSDQPGDWAVSFHGYADETVFVGGTASEADRQLVAEEISARIDGVDVVLASGDATDYDGAAPTNILNESAPVGRTIQIEQPSGVRQRQWRAVADGVVSGLETLLE encoded by the coding sequence ATGGCTGGTAACTCAGACAGATCGGGAGGGGCAGACGGGACGAATCGACGGCGGATGCTTGGCCTCGGCGCGGGGCTCCTGGGACTGGGCGCGGTCACGGCCGGGTTGCGACCCGGTGCGGCCGTCACTGGGACAGGCAGCGATCAGAACGGCGACCTCGCCGCGGTACAGCAGGACGATACCGACGGCTGTGCCGCGATGTCTCAGTGGGACGTCTCGCTCGCAGAAACGACCGCCGACTGGAACACGCGCTCGAGTGCCAGCAGGTACTGCTCCGTGCCGTGCGAGACGACCGAGGGAACCGCCCTCGAGCGCGGCCAGCAGATCCGGATTGCGGCCGACGACGCCAGCGGCGGCTTTCCGGACGCGGTCTACACGATCGTCTCGACCCACGAGGGGACGGCCGTTCGACTGACGCAAGGCGGCCTCGAGCGGATCGGGGCGAGCGATTCGGCGGCGGCGACGCTCGGCGGGCGGGCGGTTCATCCGAGCTACGACACGCGCGAGTTGGGCCGGTACAACGACGAGTACGTCGAGTATCTCGTCGGCGAGGACGACGAGACGACCGACGTGTTCGCGATGGCGCCCCACGGCGGCTTCGTCGAGTACGGCACGGACTTTCAGGCCGAACGGGTCGCGAACCTGCGCGGCGATCTGGCCTGGATCTGTGCTGGATTCAACGACGGCGGCGGCGCGTACAGCCGCTGGCACGTTCCCTCGACCGAGATCAACCGCCGGTCGTTCCCGCTGCTCGACGGCCTGTCGGACCAGCCCGGCGACTGGGCCGTGTCGTTCCACGGCTACGCGGACGAGACCGTCTTCGTCGGCGGCACCGCCAGCGAGGCTGATCGACAACTCGTCGCCGAAGAAATCAGCGCCCGCATCGACGGGGTCGACGTCGTTCTGGCGAGCGGCGACGCGACCGACTACGACGGCGCCGCGCCGACGAACATTCTGAACGAGTCCGCGCCGGTTGGCCGGACCATTCAGATCGAGCAGCCGTCGGGCGTGCGACAGCGCCAGTGGCGCGCCGTCGCCGACGGCGTCGTTTCGGGGCTCGAGACGCTGCTCGAGTAG
- a CDS encoding alpha/beta fold hydrolase — MQTVTSADGTRIGYETVGDGPPLVLLHGSSATRRSWYPLRQQLADDFTLVVPDRRGRGESGDAEAYGLDREVDDLRAIVDALEGDVSVFGHSFGGLVALAAAATDERSIDRLALYEPSLLVGDHRADSLSDRLQERFATDGREAAMKRFYREGAGIPAPERLPIWPDDVQFDLLETVIRETAAVETYDLPATIDRERPTLLLTGERGPSHLRDAVRTLDERLPRSRLVDLEDVGHVGIQTAPDRVAAEIRTFWHEESV, encoded by the coding sequence ATGCAGACGGTAACGTCGGCAGACGGCACGCGTATCGGCTACGAAACGGTCGGCGACGGGCCGCCGCTGGTGCTCCTCCACGGGAGTTCGGCGACGCGCCGGTCCTGGTACCCTCTCCGACAGCAGCTCGCGGACGACTTCACGCTCGTCGTCCCCGACAGACGCGGTCGCGGCGAGAGCGGCGACGCCGAGGCGTACGGGCTCGACCGCGAAGTCGACGACCTCCGCGCGATCGTCGACGCGCTCGAGGGCGACGTCTCGGTGTTCGGGCACTCCTTCGGCGGACTCGTGGCGCTCGCCGCGGCCGCGACCGACGAGCGTTCGATCGATCGGCTCGCCCTCTACGAGCCGTCGCTGCTCGTCGGCGACCACCGTGCGGATAGTCTCAGCGACCGTCTGCAGGAACGCTTCGCGACCGACGGCCGCGAAGCCGCGATGAAGCGGTTCTATCGGGAAGGCGCCGGGATCCCCGCGCCCGAGCGGTTACCGATCTGGCCCGACGACGTGCAGTTCGACCTCCTCGAGACCGTGATTCGGGAGACCGCGGCCGTCGAGACCTACGACCTCCCCGCGACGATCGACCGCGAGCGGCCGACGCTCCTCCTGACGGGCGAACGCGGGCCGTCGCATCTACGCGACGCCGTCCGGACGCTCGACGAGCGCCTCCCCCGGAGTCGCCTCGTAGACCTCGAGGACGTCGGTCACGTCGGTATTCAGACGGCGCCCGATCGGGTTGCAGCCGAAATTCGGACGTTCTGGCACGAGGAGTCGGTCTGA